The Apium graveolens cultivar Ventura chromosome 6, ASM990537v1, whole genome shotgun sequence genome contains a region encoding:
- the LOC141664463 gene encoding uncharacterized protein LOC141664463, translating into MGSGTNLENIIAAAHDFHKNKYNKKSNFEKHWNDLKRHPKWRQPKETSIGTNGGNAKRTKLSDSGNYSSSMNKTPTNENVVESPVCPKGTKAAKRKGKGKAEFNDLKKKEYEEIKASTCRRLDLMAEFNELKKKEEARKENKSDMQLLMLDTSIMNEAQREIYAKMIEEVKSRRGWN; encoded by the coding sequence ATGGGGAGTGGTACAAATTTGGAGAACATAATTGCGGCAGCTCAtgattttcataaaaataaatacaatAAGAAGTCTAATTTTGAAAAGCATTGGAATGATCTAAAGAGACATCCTAAGTGGAGACAGCCTAAAGAGACAAGCATTGGAACAAATGGTGGAAATGCAAAGAGAACTAAATTAAGTGATTCTGGGAACTACTCATCATCAATGAATAAAACACCAACAAATGAGAATGTTGTTGAATCACCGGTTTGTCCTAAGGGTACAAAAGCAGCTAAGAGGAAGGGGAAAGGAAAGGCAGAGTTTAATGATCTTAAGAAAAAAGAGTATGAAGAAATAAAAGCTAGTACATGCAGGAGATTAGATCTAATGGCAGAGTTCAATGAGCTTAAGAAAAAAGAGGAGGCTAGAAAAGAGAATAAATCAGATATGCAACTTCTTATGCTTGATACTAGTATAATGAATGAGGCTCAACGAGAGATTTATGCCAAAATGATTGAGGAAGTCAAATCAAGACGCGGTTGGAACTAG
- the LOC141664464 gene encoding LOW QUALITY PROTEIN: uncharacterized protein LOC141664464 (The sequence of the model RefSeq protein was modified relative to this genomic sequence to represent the inferred CDS: inserted 1 base in 1 codon; substituted 1 base at 1 genomic stop codon) — MDESSDVSKEFIEEFFFDNSLEDRRLELFNQIYGEGSSTMTKRVICRDREAGHERLEXDYFAQNPIYXSRTFRRRFRMGRHVFLRIVDALSNFDPYFQQRVDACGRKGLSHLQKCTVAIRLLAYGIGADVVDDYVRIGTSTVIECLKKFVTNVILIFESEYLRKPNSNDVQRLLKMGEARGFPEMMVMFMSGHKGVPTILLEAVASSDLWIWHAFFGVAGSNNDINVIDRSPIFDDVLEGRVPEVNYNINGNNYNMGYYLTNEIYHEWATFVKTIPRPQGEKRKLFSKYQEGQRKEVKRAFGVLQSRFAIVRGPT, encoded by the exons ATGGATGAGAGCTCTGATGTGTCTAAAGAATTTATTGAAGAGTTTTTCTTTGATAATTCACTGGAGGATCGTCGCCTCGAGCTATTCAATCAAATCTATGGAGAAGGCTCGTCAACCATGACTAAACGAGTGATATGCAGAGACCGTGAAGCGGGTCATGAACGTTTAGAGTGAGATTATTTTGCTCAAAATCCAATAT CCTCTAGAACATTCCGACGACGGTTTCGAATGGGAAGACACGTATTCCTTCGAATTGTGGATGCTCTTTCAAATTTTGATCCATATTTTCAGCAGAGGGTTGATGCATGTGGAAGAAAGGGCCTATCACATTTACAAAAATGCACGGTGGCCATACGTTTGTTGGCATATGGAATTGGAGCAGATGTAGTTGATGATTATGTGCGCATTGGTACGTCAACTGTAATTGAATGCTTGAAAAAATTTGTCACCAATGTTATTTTAATTTTTGAGAGTGAATATTTGCGAAAGCCAAACTCAAATGATGTACAACGTCTCCTAAAAATGGGAGAGGCTCGCGGTTTTCCCGAAATGATGG TGATGTTCATGAGTGGTCATAAAGGAGTTCCAACAATATTGCTTGAGGCTGTTGCCTCATCGGACCTCTGGATATGGCATGCATTTTTCGGAGTTGCTGGTTCTAATAACGACATAAATGTGATAGACCGGTCACCGATATTTGATGATGTACTAGAAGGTCGTGTTCCTGAGGTAAATTACAATATTAATGGTAACAACTATAACATGGGGTATTATCTAACCAATGAAATCTATCATGAATGGGCTACGTTCGTGAAAACAATTCCACGCCCACAGGGTGAGAAGAGAAAATTGTTCTCCAAATATCAGGAAGGTCAACGAAAAGAAGTAAAAAGGGCATTTGGCGTGTTACAATCTCGATTTGCAATTGTACGCGGTCCAACATGA